AATTGCTAAAATCTTTTGCTGCAGGAACAGGTTCCTGGAACGGTAATTTTAATGGTAATCCTATGCCATCCGGAGATTATTGGTTTCAAATTATTTTAGAAGATGGCACGCAATACAGATCTAATTTTACTCTAAAACGTTAACTTTATAGACCAATTTGGTCTATGAGGTACATCTTAACTTTCTTAGTATTAGTTTCTTTAATGTCCAATGCGCAAGATATATCCTTGTTGCAGCAACTTAATGGGCGTTATGACTATTTAGCTATAGGAAATACCATGAACCAATTTGAAAATGGAGCTAATGGTGTTTGTGTTATTAATACAGAATCTTCTGCAACTCTAACAATAAATGATTCTTCTCAAATAATAGCGGCGTACTTATATTGGGCTGGTTCTGGTAGTGGTGATTTTAATGTAATGCTTAACGATATTGAGATAACTGCAGAGCGTACGTTTAGTGATTCCCTAGATGCTACTCGGGAGTTTTTTGCTGCATTTGCAGATGTATCAGGTCAAATAATTAATACAGGAACAGGAAACTATACATTAAGTCAATTAGATCTTACTGATGCTATAGGACCATACTGTTCCTCAGGAACAAATTTTGCAGGTTGGGCAATAGTTGTAGTGTATGAAAATGATGTATTGCCATTAAATCAAGTAAATATCTATGACGGATTACAAAGTGTCCCAGACGAGCTCACCATAACACTTAATAATTTAAATGTTTTAGATAACGAAGGTGCAAAAATAGGTTTTGTAGCTTGGGAAGGTGACTCGGCTTTAGCGGTAAATGAATCTTTAAGGATAAATGGAAATGTAATAGGTAATCCACCACTAAACCCTAGTACAAATGCTTTTAATGGCACTAATAGTTTTACGGGAAACCAAGATCTATATAATATGGATATAGATGTATATGACCTGCAGAACAATATAGAAATAGGGGATCAAAGTGCTGAGATTTCTCTTACTAGTGGTCAAGATTTTGTGATGATTAATAATGTTATTACAGTATTAAACAGTCAACTGCCAGAAGCTACAATAGCAATAAATGCTATTAGTCGAGACTGTTTTTCTAGAGTTGTGAATCTTAATTACACGGTTTTTAACAGCAATAGTACAGATGTTCTGCCTGCCTTCACGCCAATTGCTTTTTATATAGAAGATGAGTTGGTGGCAACATCTGAAACCCAAAATAACATTCCTATTGGTGGTAGTGAAACATATTCAATTTCTGTTATGATTCCTGAAAATAGCCCAAACACTGCTACTGTAATTGCATCTGTTGATGATAATGGTTTTGGTGAAGGTACAGTTACAGAAAGTAATGAGCTAAATAATATAGATGAAGCACCTTATGAGTTATTGCTACCTGCAATAGTTACAGAAGCATTAGATGTAGAGTTATGTGATTCAGGACAAACTGTGTTTTTAGATATTACACAACAAGAAATAGATGTGATAGGAAATCAAAGCAATGTTGAGGTAGCTTATTATTTAACTTTAGAAGATGCTGAAGCTTCTACTAATGCTATTTTAAACCCTTCAGATCTCGAAATAACAGAATCTTTGCAAACCATTTTCTATAGTGTTTTTTCAATTAGTGACCCAACGTGTGCCGTTACTTCAAGCTTTCAAGTGTCTGTTGTGGAGCCACCAGTACCTGTTGCAATACAAGATGTAACAAGTTGTGATTTTGAGAATGTTAATAGTGTGGCTTTTAATTTTAGTGTAATTCAAATGCAAATAGAGAATGATAATCCCAATGCAGTTGTGTCTTTTTATACTTCACTAGAAGACGCAGAACAGGCAGAAAATGCTATAGGTCTTAATCCAACGTTTCAAACAGAAACATTGCCACGTACAGTATATGTTAACATTAGTAATCCTAGTTTTGAGAATTGCTCTGTTATTGAAACTTTTAGGGTTACTACAGAAAACTGCGATATAGAAGTGCCTACAGGATTTTCTCCAAATGGAGACCAAACCAATGATACGTTTACGATAGCCGGATTAGACAATTTCTACGAAAACTATGAGCTAAGAATTTATAACCGTTGGGGAACGTTGGTGTATATAGGAAATAAAAACACAGCAGATTGGGACGGTTTTAGCAATCAGCCATCAATAGGCAAAAAGAGCTTACCAGTTGGCACCTATTTTTATTGGCTACAATTAGACCCAGAAAAAACAGATATTAAAGTTGGTTGGGTGTATTTAACCCGATGATTAATGATTATAATCTCCTGTTAAATTGCATAGAATCTACGTTCTAGGTTGTATTTTTGCAAAAAAAAATTGAAAGTGCCCAATAAATTATTTCTTTTTATTTGTGCCATGTGGTGTCTAGGTTATGCCAATGCGCAAAATATTAGTGTAGATGCTCAGTCTTTTACATCGCAACAGTTAATTGAAGATGTGTTGGTAGGTATGGGTTGTGTGGAAAATGTTCAGGTAACCAATACGGTAAGTGGTCAATTTTCACAAGATTTAAGCTACGGTTATTTTCAAAATAATGGTGGCAGTTTTCCTTTTGAGGAAGGTGTAGTTTTAAGTACAGGCAGGTTAAATAATGTGCCAGGTCCAAATACCACATTAAGCGATGATGACGCAAACGGCTGGAATGGTGATCAAGACCTAGAAGATGCCCTTAACATTAACAATACAATTAATGCCACTGTAATAGAGTTTGACTTTACGCCATTGTCAAGTAGCTTAAGCTTTAGGTATATTTTTGCTTCAGAAGAATACAGAGCAAACAATTCATCAACATGTAATTTTTCAGATGCTTTCGGATTCTTAATAAGACCTGTTGGCGGTCAATATGAAAACATTGCGTTAATTCCTGGAACAAACACACCTGTCCTAGTGACTACTGTAAGACCAGAGATTATAGAAAATGGAGAACAAGCCTGTCCTGCAATTAATGAACAGTTTTTTGGAAGTTTTAATGGCAACAATGCGCCTATAAATTTTAATGGACAAACAGCTGTACTTACTGCAGAAACAGATGTTGTGCCAAATACACAATACCACATAAAATTAGTAATTGCAGACGAAGGTAACTTTAGGTTTGATTCTGCTGTATTTCTTGAAGCTAACAGCTTTGGGTTAAACGTAAATTTAGGACCAGACTTGTTAATTTCTAACAATATGGCATTGTGTACAGATGAAGAAACAACTTTAACTGCTATTGAGGCGCCACCAGGAGAAACTTATACATACAGATGGTTTCAGGATAATATATTACAACCAGAAGTCTCTAATGAATTTTTGGTATCGCAACCTGGTACCTATCGTGTTGAGGTTAGTATTGGTAATGGGTGTTCACAAGAAGACGAAATTATAGTTGAGTATGATACGCCTCCAAACGTTGAAAATGCTACACTTACAGAGTGTGATGTTAATGCAAATGGTATTGCTGTATACAGTTTGTTTAGCTCAGAGCCACAAGTTATAAATGGAGATAATAGCCTTCAAATCACAATGTTTTTTCCAACATTGGAAACTGCAGAAATGAATAGTGATCAAATTACAAATCCGTCACAATACGAAAACTCTACACCAAACGAAATTGTATATGCTCGTGTAAGAAATCAATCTGGTTGTGTGTCTATTGCAGAAGTATTACTAACCACAACACCAGCAACAACA
This region of Croceibacter atlanticus HTCC2559 genomic DNA includes:
- a CDS encoding gliding motility-associated C-terminal domain-containing protein translates to MRYILTFLVLVSLMSNAQDISLLQQLNGRYDYLAIGNTMNQFENGANGVCVINTESSATLTINDSSQIIAAYLYWAGSGSGDFNVMLNDIEITAERTFSDSLDATREFFAAFADVSGQIINTGTGNYTLSQLDLTDAIGPYCSSGTNFAGWAIVVVYENDVLPLNQVNIYDGLQSVPDELTITLNNLNVLDNEGAKIGFVAWEGDSALAVNESLRINGNVIGNPPLNPSTNAFNGTNSFTGNQDLYNMDIDVYDLQNNIEIGDQSAEISLTSGQDFVMINNVITVLNSQLPEATIAINAISRDCFSRVVNLNYTVFNSNSTDVLPAFTPIAFYIEDELVATSETQNNIPIGGSETYSISVMIPENSPNTATVIASVDDNGFGEGTVTESNELNNIDEAPYELLLPAIVTEALDVELCDSGQTVFLDITQQEIDVIGNQSNVEVAYYLTLEDAEASTNAILNPSDLEITESLQTIFYSVFSISDPTCAVTSSFQVSVVEPPVPVAIQDVTSCDFENVNSVAFNFSVIQMQIENDNPNAVVSFYTSLEDAEQAENAIGLNPTFQTETLPRTVYVNISNPSFENCSVIETFRVTTENCDIEVPTGFSPNGDQTNDTFTIAGLDNFYENYELRIYNRWGTLVYIGNKNTADWDGFSNQPSIGKKSLPVGTYFYWLQLDPEKTDIKVGWVYLTR
- a CDS encoding choice-of-anchor L domain-containing protein, whose translation is MWCLGYANAQNISVDAQSFTSQQLIEDVLVGMGCVENVQVTNTVSGQFSQDLSYGYFQNNGGSFPFEEGVVLSTGRLNNVPGPNTTLSDDDANGWNGDQDLEDALNINNTINATVIEFDFTPLSSSLSFRYIFASEEYRANNSSTCNFSDAFGFLIRPVGGQYENIALIPGTNTPVLVTTVRPEIIENGEQACPAINEQFFGSFNGNNAPINFNGQTAVLTAETDVVPNTQYHIKLVIADEGNFRFDSAVFLEANSFGLNVNLGPDLLISNNMALCTDEETTLTAIEAPPGETYTYRWFQDNILQPEVSNEFLVSQPGTYRVEVSIGNGCSQEDEIIVEYDTPPNVENATLTECDVNANGIAVYSLFSSEPQVINGDNSLQITMFFPTLETAEMNSDQITNPSQYENSTPNEIVYARVRNQSGCVSIAEVLLTTTPATTVPPQDYEICGENGFSEFQISEIDALFDAETMPNSTYSYFRTTDDAASGTNEITTTTFINETVNQQTLIVVIENASECYENSQVTLFSRDTPILMDDEILPLCADGQTPSVMLDAGVVQANANATYQWSNGATTPTISVTNAGDYTVTVTNTYASGLSCAATRTISVVEGSTAQISISLSGGFPNQTVTVNAQGQGNYTYALDNSSGPYQESNVFENVEPGQHTVFVRSEFCGTTPFTFGVLNFPKFFSPNGDGFNDVWSVLNADRNNPVVKHIYIFDRYGKLLTTLNSAASAWDGTFNGKALPASDYWFLAEFIDGFQYRSHFSLIR